A portion of the Phacochoerus africanus isolate WHEZ1 chromosome 5, ROS_Pafr_v1, whole genome shotgun sequence genome contains these proteins:
- the MRPL35 gene encoding 39S ribosomal protein L35, mitochondrial isoform X1, whose protein sequence is MAASAFAGAVRAATGILRPLHILASSAYQNCAKNASLSSVLSSRHFSHIQTSALSSAPRLITSVRNLMCGPTAPVLNRVAPLLPHVLKPPVRTVTYFSSRKGKRKTVKAVIYRFLRLHSGLWLRRKAGYKKKLWKKTAARKRRLREFVFCNKTQSKLLDKMTTSFWKRRNWYADDPYQKYQDRTNLKA, encoded by the exons ATGGCGGCCTCCGCTTTTGCCGGTGCTGTGAGAGCAGCCACAG gaaTCTTACGGCCGCTGCACATTTTGGCATCTTCAGCCTATCAAAACTGTGCCAAGAATGCCTCTCTTAGTTCTGTACTGTCCTCCCGACATTTCAGTCATATTCAGACATCGGCTTTGTCCTCTGCCCCCAGACTTATCACATCTGTCAGAAACCTCATGTGTGGACCTACTGCACCGGTCCTCAACAG agtgGCCCCCTTGCTCCCACATGTCCTGAAGCCACCAGTCAGAACCGTAACATACTTCAGTTCACGAAAGGGCAAGAGGAAGACTGTGAAAGCTGTCATCTACAGGTTCCTTCGACTTCATTCTGGCCTGTGGCTAAGGAGGAAG GCTGgttataagaaaaaattatggaAGAAGACGGCTGCACGAAAAAGACGCTTGAGGGAATTTGTCTTCTGCAATAAAACCCAGAGTAAGCTCTTAGATAAAATGACAACGTCTTTCTGGAAGAGGCGCAACTGGTATGCTGATGATCCTTATCAGAAGTATCAAGATCGAACAAACCTGAAAGCATAG
- the MRPL35 gene encoding 39S ribosomal protein L35, mitochondrial isoform X2, with product MFVAGTTTRGPLVVFQMWFPGWKLSAKVGSEQDAHPTRLGCVWCSFSQQIFRVAPLLPHVLKPPVRTVTYFSSRKGKRKTVKAVIYRFLRLHSGLWLRRKAGYKKKLWKKTAARKRRLREFVFCNKTQSKLLDKMTTSFWKRRNWYADDPYQKYQDRTNLKA from the exons ATGTTTGTGGCAGGGACGACAACACGGGGCCCACTTGTGGTGTTCCAGATGTGGTTTCCCGGGTGGAAACTGTCAGCCAAAGTGGGGAGTGAACAAGATGCTCACCCTACAAGGCTGGGCTGCGTGTGGTGCTCATTCAGTCAGCAGATATTTAG agtgGCCCCCTTGCTCCCACATGTCCTGAAGCCACCAGTCAGAACCGTAACATACTTCAGTTCACGAAAGGGCAAGAGGAAGACTGTGAAAGCTGTCATCTACAGGTTCCTTCGACTTCATTCTGGCCTGTGGCTAAGGAGGAAG GCTGgttataagaaaaaattatggaAGAAGACGGCTGCACGAAAAAGACGCTTGAGGGAATTTGTCTTCTGCAATAAAACCCAGAGTAAGCTCTTAGATAAAATGACAACGTCTTTCTGGAAGAGGCGCAACTGGTATGCTGATGATCCTTATCAGAAGTATCAAGATCGAACAAACCTGAAAGCATAG